ttttatgtttcaTGATCGTTTTAGCTGTTGGAAGGCACATATATATCAATCAAAATACAagattatcataaaaattatatattatttcttttttttctttttaaatatttaaataaattaaaacaattataatataataaaactttattatctatactaattattttaaatgttaatttttattaaaaaaaaatgttatatacaataatttaaaaaaaaaagtttgtatCTAATTTTGACGCCAAACAGAAAGATTTTCATACAAATTATCACCATCATCTTGTTTTTGAggttgtatatttttttgttctaTTTGTTTGTGATAATTTACCCCTGGTGaacatacatttttattttcttcagATTTTCTGTTAGCATTAGTAGGTGATGGATTTTTATACTGTTGTCCCATCAAATTGTCATGTTGTTGATGTTGTTGTTGGTAATCTTTTGAACGATTTCCACTACCTTCATGATGATGTGCTTTATtactttcaaaattttttgccTTATTAGAATGAAATTTTTCCACAGTatcacaattttttttcttttcatttttcttttcttcattttgtttttttttatgtttatctTTACTAAAACCATGACTGTcagcattttttttatcttttttacaaTGAATAGCAAATTGtgcaacttttttttttgttgcatgaatttttttatcacgtgtcattattacttattataatttaaaaaaaaatattttaaattataaatatttttaaaaacaaagtatatacaaataattatttttattattaaaattttttgtaaattatgacattttttgatataaaatttaaatttaaaattatttaaatataataatgtgtaaaaatgtttatgaCATTTATTGGTATTGAACATAAAAGTTAGTTTATAgtttgaataaaataataaatcattaagttttataatatattattattattttttttattaaatgaataaaatctCAAGATTTTCATACTCTGGTTGAGCTTCTTTTTTGGTAGCAATTTGGTTAACATTACCATTATTAGAAAGTGGTTTTGCATAACCAGCTGGTTGggtttcattatttaaagcTTTTTTAACCAATACATCTTTCTGGTGTGTAGGTGAATCTTTCAAATGTACTTTATTTGCATTTCCTGTTGATTGTTTTGCACATTGTGATGGttgtttaataaatactCCAGAAATTCCAACATTTCCTTTtacttcattttttttattattatttttatcatttgattttgtattatatttttgaggAATCTTATTAGAAGCTTTCTGCTCTTTATTAGTGTGATGAACATTTCCTTTTTGTCCTCCTTctaaattatattcattttgatttttaatttttgtatttgaactaatttttttagcttCTTTTGTATCATCTTTTTTATGATCTTCCATCACAagtgataaataataattattaaaaaaaaatttataataaaaaatatgatattactaattttatcattatttgattaatttatttgtataaaaattagaatatttattaaatttatgtaataaaaaaaatgaaataaagatattaattttttaaactttttttttatttataatatttttttataatattttcatataacattactctatttatttttaataaaaaaatataacttttataaaatgaataagtTAAACTATTATGAACTAATTATTAAAGGTTAAGCtaatattaaacattattaaGTAATTATTAAGTTACTACATTTAAAATGTGggtcaaattttaaaatgttacatCATATcctttatacatatatataaatatccaTCACTTATCttaaaccaaaaaaaaaagtgcaCTCTATTTCTcatttaattcattaatcttttttaaatataataatcattttcTAGTATATACTACAAAAATCTTGAGATGTTAATGGCCATAAACATACAGAATAACcatttggaaaaaaaaaattaataataggATATAAAAGATATGCACATTCAATTGCATAATTAAAATGACATATTGAATGCCAGTTGTAATGAGCTCCATATAAACTGTGAACAGATATACATTTAAGCTTTACAAATTATAGAGTTCAATAGGTTCAGATGTtgtttttctatttttatttttttttaaatttatttcattattttgacatatgttatttgaaaaaataatttttatttaaataatattaaataaattttaatagatattttaaaaagtattaatatataattcccatagttttaaatataatatataaatattttcaaggTTGGTATATTTGCCGAAAGAGTTATagtaagttttatttataaaatattttaaatgaaaaattatatacttttgttaaagtatattcataaaagtggcatttttataagttatactaattatttgtatttcTCTTGtctcataaaaataatggcatacttgtaattttaaataacatattttaaattatgctAATCATGATACTTCAAAAAAGAAGGTattcattaaaaagataatatatcttttatttataaaatgagtAATAGATATTATTACTACAAAGACAATAATGgtatatgaataaaaagaAGCAATTAATTGGATAATATgatattgtttaataaaaagttaaaaagaaaatttaaataatattttaaaaattactttatccctctttttttttattactttttaaattttacctCATGCCGTTGTCTATGTCTTCCTCTATCTCTCTTTCATTATATGACagtatgatataaaaattataatgaaaagaATACGATAAGCATAAAAgagtaatgaaaaaaaaaaataatattttacaaactttaaataatcactttaatatattacatCAAAAGAAGTAAATGAAcgaatattattattatctgatcggataaataattttctctCATACCAAAAGACCTTTCTCTTTCTTCAAGgttattatatttcaaagaatcaaaaaaaaaaataaaaaagagtTTCAAAAAGAAGGAAACCTAATGGtatctaatttttataagattATCATCAAATTAGCggaaaaatgaaattttttttttgtcaaaatatTTGTCATGTCTCATCAAAAGCAATATTTTGATTGATCTTCCCTTcctttaaacttttattgtACTATAAATaggaatattttaaaaagtaaaaattgtCACAGTCTACTTATCTgattataaaagatttatgAAGTGTGGCAAAGAAGAAAGTGTTTTCTTACTAATTTggaatatgaaaatattttcgCGCTATATTTTGATGGATTTATTCATGTGGTTGTCATTTgatacataaatataatatcaagtttaaaaaagtttaagcagactattaaaaaaaaaaagatatatatatatattcaattgTTACAGTAGAAAAGGAttaaattacatttaaaaacatttgatcttcaaaaattataataaattttgttgtcCACTactttataaactttttaatgtCTTTTGTggttatattcttttttaaaataaacaaaacagaatttatctaaataaataataaaaacggCATGTTATGTTAGAAAAAAACAAAGgttttattcatttaatgtCATAtcaaaaaacattataaatcACATAGATTAAGATAAATTGATCTCAATCTTAAATAAACAATGGCAAAAGAGGAACggcatatttattttacttttaacttattgttattttagtaatatggaataataaatttaaaccaCTGACCGCTATTGACCATTATTTGAACTTTTACTTCCATAAAGTGTCATTGCGAAAAGATCTATAGATCTTCTATTGATGATACAATAAGATATATGAGATGGCAAACTGtctatcaaatatttttcattattctttttataatagttaaaaaagatatttatgaATAGGAGTCTTGATACTAAAATGGCATTTTGATGAATTAcctcttttaaaataatacttttcttctatttttaaaaattaatcaattagctttttttatatatatcttgTATTGAATTGGAGGCACCTGTTTTGAGGAATAAGATCAAAAGATTATCCCCAAAAAAAGTATTGTTgttatttacaataattaatGATTTCGGCATCACCTTTCTTGTCTggttaatatttaattaattaaagaaaCAAGGGATAATAGaattaaactattttatgAGGTATAAAATGATGAGTCACATTTTGTAAGCggtttataaaattaaaactaattATTTCTACCACTCAATAAACAGTAAGCcgacaaaaaaataatattaatgtgacaataagaaatataaagaaatgatggtattattcttttaatctTTACCGGATTGCTTCTAAACTTTTCggttaattattaaaaagtaaaatgtAATTTGTACATTCttaatactattaaaattaactgTGTCTTTTTAGTTTCTCTTTCAATATCTCATAAAAAACTCATAaaatagcaaaaaaaaaaaaatttaccttactaatattttatgtgtattacatataatttcttttatactttgtaattatatctttctttaatcttttttttttcatccaataaaaacatatgtttaaagatgttttataaaaaaaatttaaaactttcatcttttaaaaatatttactacttttttttttgtttaaaaatttaaaaataacactAAATCACATGCCAGGTTGTATtgaaataatgaaaaaagatGTAAAAATGCCTTTGTCAAAAGAAAGTagaacaataaaattttcttccGTGAGAAAAACTTTCCTTGAGTATTTTATAGCAAacaaaagtatatttttaaaaatcacaTGAATTTCTTGATTTTCTTTGTTATAACTATTGTTGGGTAAATTTTACTGATTaaatttgacaaaaaaatatatatatatgtatttgaattaaattttttttttaatgatattgtttttatttaaaagttgattagtagtaatatattatttttggtaAACAACAAGTAGTTGATTGTATTtcaatgtttatattttctttttgataaaaatcaTCCATCTTTTAtcttgtttaatttttatttgatgttATGTCATTAACTTAAATATAACTTTcccttttttaaaatatacctttttatatatatattttaaatatacatgcATTTTTGTTAACAGTTAATCATTTGtgaaacttttattatatacgtatataatcatttttcataataataatgatgacCTTGGATGTCCGGCCATCTTCTTAATAGAAGAATGGCGGGAGCTTTTTCTATGGTATCAACATTTCCTAACAACTTTGTTTTACTAAAGAATATATGATATCAGGCGTGCACATAAACCCCCTAATATCTTACATTTTTCCCCCATTTTTGAGGTAGGAGGATCTTTTACTATTTAACTATTTTAGATAGCAGTTAAAAGTAAATACATTACTTTCATTTGATATCCACAATCAAAGATTTTTTAGTCCCGCCTTACTTTTGAGGAAGACGATATAAAAGAAGtagaaagaaataaattgagttagttttgttttaaaacaaattttaaacatatatacTTTAGTTCAAAGTTTTATCACTATATtctgttatataaaaaaaagtgacAAAGttctaatttatatattttgatatatctATACTATCacttttaaaatctttattttaaaataaatatgtctGCTACTATTACTATGATTATTTCACCATCAGTAACAACTTTACACCAAAATTCAACTTTATCAATTCATAATTCTCCATCTTTTAAAACACCAAGAAAATCTGGAGTTTCACGtggtataaataaaaagaaatctGTTTGTAGAagattaacttttaatactACAACATCAACAACACCAATTGATACAGATATATTTTTggataatttattatcagaCATCTACtcaaaatataacaaaaaatataattatgatTTTGTTGAAGATTACCCAATGGAAAATTGTATTTTCAAGGAATGCCCATCAACATCTGAAGtaccattattttataaaacaaaaaataatataagatCATTATCACCAGAAGTTCTTGAAAATCTTTGCCCAACAATGACATCATCaacaaaaatttctaaaaatactAAAGGAAATGGTAAACAAATGAGATTGACTGATTATCTTTTGgctaaaagaaaaaattcaaaaaattgtGATTCAATGAAACTTTCCCGAACACCATTAAAAAGTAGACCCTTTGGAGTTGGTAATACAACAAACATAACAATGACTTGTTAAAAAGagaaagaataataaaaatcagcaaaatgaaatttttaaaaaaattacaacaaTTATCTTTCTCCTGATTCAAGGATCTCTACCTTATTATTCCtacatattaaatatatttttcatatagtgccaaaaaaaaaatttttcaatatcttttaatggcaatggtaaaaaaatttttaatttatcaatcaTTATGTATTAAATACGGGAAAGTTGTTAATGATTAGTATGacttttctttaaaatcatttaaaattgtttagataaatttatattttttttaaaataaacattcttaataaaatttgatgtcttacttctttttttttttttctttaaattttaattgaatttaatataaaatatatattttattggtaATATAAATTGATTTTAACTGTATATGatagaataattatttttaatgactggacatttaaaattttataaaaattaaatggtCATTAAAGGTAGTAGTAATTATCGGATCAGTAATTTTTAGGATTTCATTATAATGGCATTCctaaaattaatgttataataagGAGTACCTGGAAATTTGATTATGTTTTatggtatatatatatgtaattatatcattaaaaatgacATCGTAAATGAAGtttgatataaattattttttttattaaattcatGATCTCAATTTATGTAATGTAATTATGtaataatatgatataaaacatttaaaagtaCTATTTTTTTGATGAATAAGGTCaggataaaaaaattaagtatataatttttaatttaaaaaaaaaataagaattatatttagataaaaattaacatataaatagttaagtattataaaaacatttataatagataagtggtaattataatatgaatgatctcttaatatataattttaatatcatctGTTGAGGAAGTTGTTACAAAATGTGTTATCACATATGCTTACACTTAagtgtaattaaaaaaatcccAATATAATTGGTTTTTCTAACAGTTGTTATTAAGACATAGATCATCCATtagttataattatatttatctatttaaatatatatatatatgaatttaTCCACTTCTGGCACCATTTGAggaaaagatatttatatacttaaGATAATGTCATAATAATTTGTAAtggtaattttatattattgtacTATAATTATGACAGAtggttataaaaaaaaatttttttttattattattattatatattgttcCAGTATCttgttataattaaaaatatttaaattcttaaataataaaataatttttatatttataaataacaaaaatgattgataaatttaaaagtaaagtttgatatattttgacaaataaattaaatttaaaattatgatcttatctttgatttatttttcataataaattaataattttcttttaaatttttaatgcttCTTATTTAATATAGCATTCCTTTTCTCTCTTAATAACCagtactttatttttaaatataaacatattattaCTTAATAGATTActatcaaaatttaaataaaaaaaaaaagttaataaattacCAAATTTCTTACATAACTAAGtatgataatttatcaaaaagttaTGCTATTTAAGTTGATAGGTCTTCTAGATTATGAAagattaactttttaatggCATAATTTGATGATTAAGgttaaaatgttttagtAAAAAGGAATGAAAAGTGAAAgtaataaattgtaaaattgatatattatgATTTGTGTGATGaaactttttaaacattaatttaatggaaaaaaaaaagttattaattattgggaaaaagtttttttttatttattttttaaattaatcattttaattaaagatatataataaaatgtattatataaataaaatattgttttcaTATGATTTACCcaattaaaattgaaaaaaaaaaatatatatatatataaatatttgaaacaATCTGGATtctattgttataaaatgttattatcaatacaaaattatttattatcactTTCAAAAGATagaaatcatttttttttttaaatattattcttttcattatctttttaaataatattttctttctttaaaCATCAAAGATACATATGTCAATTATTGCTCACATTTTTCatagatataaataataagaattgttatatttatatgttaaaagaATACTTATTGTGATATAATACAATGATATGAAGAAGTTTTGGCGGGTAcctatcattaaaaatagagatagtaaagaatttttgtatgataatataaaaatttggcGCACCAGAAAACATAAcacaataatataacaaaaattttaaataaataaaaaaggaaGTTATAACTATAtgtttaaaatcatttttatttataataatgaaaaataaaaaaaaagaaaaataatgaattatactaattttaaaagacatattcattgttatgaagaaaaaagtaataaaaaaaacaaagatggtatttgtttcattttaattaaacaagGAATGtacttataaaaaatattaaagtatgttaatttttttttttttctaagcAAAAGTactaaatttaaacaaagCGTGTTGTGTATAAGTTTGTGATGTTGTTAATGTGCTTTGTTACtatttcttatatataatttaaataatatcaatcttattttgtttaaataacaatttttaaaattttaattatattgttatGAAATAGaagtaagaaaaaaaagaaagaaggGCATTGTTAAAAGGTGCgccataaaataaaaattatgtgtTTTGActgatttttattacttttttttttttttaaatataatctttttcattgatatattaaagtgcaaaaaaaaaaaaagttgaagactataatttttgaaaagtGAAAATATAAGGGAATGAAACAAGACTTTTTattgaaaagaaaataaattaagaaaaaaaaaattataaaatcagGATTTGATAGTataattatgatatttattctagattaaaaaaaagtttcttttttttacataaaaaaaaatgtcatttttaaattatatatctttacatttatctattattttgtaagtggttttgttaatttatgaTTCTTTGATTATCTATAGAAAGGtaacatatttttgttaatatttattaattaggTCGAAGATTTTAccttatttttatgtaagaTAATTGAAACTTATGAAGTacaaaagtatattaaaatttatgttaattttGGCGGTGAAATATTTGAAGTAAATTGTTATATTCTTTTGATATTATCATGGAATCATTTATTAATCAGAAATgttacaatatatatttttatatttacatttattttatggttatttggtattattttaaaagtttatttttattgccattgagtaatgaaaatttttacaattatttatatttattaataaaaatatgttatatatatatatgtatatataaatatatattgttgaATACTTTTAACACTTgattacatttatataaaagtacaattaataataaagaatttcTATATGTCCTTATAagtgtataaaatattagtaatactttttattagcTCAGCATGAATTATATTTCCTATTGAATAAAGtttgattttattaattgaaaaatcaaatatactCTAATGGTACcagataatattatatatatatatttaagaaaacACCAATAAATgtcattaatttattatttttcttaaatatacataaatgATATCATCTCCCTGTATGAGTAAGTGatactataataataaaaacctcttactttaaataacagtataatattgtattaaatatattataataattctaTAAAGTATTAAGAAAGATCTTAATGATATGTGGAAGAtagattaaatataaataaggAACGTTAATGTGTCAtaatattagtaataaatttgtttaatcATTCATGTTTCTGTTATCATATATCCtattacaatatattaaaaatattatatattttatttatacacaAGGTGCAATTTTTATGATtgaagaatttttatatttatatgactgtatctttttatcttttatatatgtatttttgataatagcCAACagaaactttaaatatttacttttattaaaattttaatatatatatatatatttatccagaaatatagttataattttataatctttttcctttttttttttgtctttttaaaatgtgtcaataaataatgattctACAAAATgagaataataaatatattataaaatataaatttattgtaataaataagagacaaatttttttgattgttAAAGAACAgttaggaaaaaaaaaaatttatatcacTAAAagtatttgtattatttttatgaatgtgaaataaaataatttccacaatcctaattttttttttcctctttaacattataatacaattttatttaatatatttgcctttttgtattatttttatcattaacttTTTAGTAGTATAGTAAACCACATTTGACCCTTTCTTacaaaaatgtaaaaatgttgattttaaaatgtacacatatatttatttatatattattttataataaaaatatctagtaataaaaattatatatttattaatattttgtttttacaGAACCAATggttatcatttttttttatattaatatatgtgTGAAAGAAGgaggaaaatttttatgaatgaTAGTAAAGCTAATAAATTGCCATTAactcttttataaattttcttttttttttttacaaatatcaCTATTATAGCGATTGatatatagtaataaaatagtatACTTTTCCCTTTCTctttttaatctttaaatataacataaaatttatcatcatCTTAAAAGTAAgatgatttttaatattggtatatcttatatatatatattttgaagatattggaagaaaaaaattttttttttcttaaaaatcaagaatattttttcttaagttctttaactttttattaattagataaattatttatattttctttttgtactaatttcatttttctgGTCTAATTGATAActcttataaatattttatgatgaAAACTTGTTACTAATTATGATAAgtattgtttaatttttattataaatctattatatatcaaacaaaaactttattatatttgttatcAATGAAATAGTATCATaaagttataattaaaagtatattaagaaaattaattttaatttaaaaagaaaatattaataatctttttgtttacttttaaaaagcttataaaagtattttgaaTTGATTGAATTGTAATTAAACGCACGATTACCTGTgaattgttattatataaataatatatatgtatctttttaatatataaatataatattttagtttttatttaattatttatatataaaaatctcTCCCTCTCTTTTGTTGGAAGAATTTTTGTCTACCATTGACTTCATGAGTGACAAAAGTGTTTTGataaatcaaatttatcAAAGATTAGAAGAGATAACAAAAAAGGACAATGATAACTATCAAATTGAGGattcatttaaaagattattaaacCAATTAGAAACTATTGCTTCTAATGGTGAGAAAGAAAATAACAAAGGTaagaatttattaatttttttttttattataattatttttattatagttcAAAGTATAATATCAACACCACCACCACCACCACCTCCACCACCATTATTAccaaatttaattaaaaaaaaaccattaaataatgataaaaaatgtgaaaataatatacctAAATCTTCACCAATATTTATCCCACCACCACCCCCTCCAccaatattaattaataaaaaagtaccacaatgtgataaaaaaatagatccTGAATCATATACATCAACATCAAATGTTCCTGATCCAccatcaaataataatttaaaaccTATTTCATGGATAAAAATAGATGAAAAATCTCCAAGACGTGGAAGTACAATATGGGATACCAATTCAATAGTCAATACTGAactttcaaataaaattgattttgCCAAAATTGAggaatactttaaaattgataatactataaaaaatgatctaTTAAAaggaataaataaaattaataataatattagtaaAGAAGAAAACAATTATAGTGATATAATTTCACATAAAAATGAGAAagttaaaaagattaaattattaggtgataaaaaaataatgaatttagatatatttttaagacaATTTAAAAGTGATAAATTGTTAGgatatattgataataaagaaGGATGGAATATTGGATTGGAAAGATTAAGAATCCTCCAATCATATCTTCCAGATGAATCAgaggtaaaaaaaagaatttgtattatttaataaaaaaaatttttttttaagataaaattattaactgAGTATACTGGTCCCGAAGTTGTGTTGTCAAAAGCagaaatatttcttaaatcTTTAGTTTCAATGGAAAACTATAAACAAAAGATTCTTGAGATGGTGTTTTCAGAATTTCTTACTATATCAATGAATGAAGTGCCATCACAATTACAATGTGTAATAAATGCaacaaaagaaatattacaATCAAAAATTCTTCAACAGATTCTTGTTACAGCATTAGAAGTAGGAAATTACTTAAATAGAGGAAAGATGTATGGAAATGCTACTGGAATTCGATTGAAAGGAATAGAAAGATTTGGTGACTTCAAAACcgtaaaaaatgataaaaattttatagaagTTTTAGAAGAAGTAAcaagaaattttattgaaaataaagatatattaaaatattttccagAATTAGATAAAGTTCAAATGGTTAGATTagaaataattcaaaatgaGTTTAATGAACTTCAGAAAttgatgaatattttaaaaaatgttgaaaaaaatggatataaatgtaatgaagaattaataaataagggagaattattttttaaacaaataaaagatatttatgaaaatattga
This Strongyloides ratti genome assembly S_ratti_ED321, chromosome : 2 DNA region includes the following protein-coding sequences:
- a CDS encoding Cyclin-dependent kinase inhibitor family-containing protein; the protein is MSATITMIISPSVTTLHQNSTLSIHNSPSFKTPRKSGVSRGINKKKSVCRRLTFNTTTSTTPIDTDIFLDNLLSDIYSKYNKKYNYDFVEDYPMENCIFKECPSTSEVPLFYKTKNNIRSLSPEVLENLCPTMTSSTKISKNTKGNGKQMRLTDYLLAKRKNSKNCDSMKLSRTPLKSRPFGVGNTTNITMTC
- a CDS encoding Formin, FH2 domain-containing protein gives rise to the protein MSDKSVLINQIYQRLEEITKKDNDNYQIEDSFKRLLNQLETIASNGEKENNKVQSIISTPPPPPPPPPLLPNLIKKKPLNNDKKCENNIPKSSPIFIPPPPPPPILINKKVPQCDKKIDPESYTSTSNVPDPPSNNNLKPISWIKIDEKSPRRGSTIWDTNSIVNTELSNKIDFAKIEEYFKIDNTIKNDLLKGINKINNNISKEENNYSDIISHKNEKVKKIKLLGDKKIMNLDIFLRQFKSDKLLGYIDNKEGWNIGLERLRILQSYLPDESEIKLLTEYTGPEVVLSKAEIFLKSLVSMENYKQKILEMVFSEFLTISMNEVPSQLQCVINATKEILQSKILQQILVTALEVGNYLNRGKMYGNATGIRLKGIERFGDFKTVKNDKNFIEVLEEVTRNFIENKDILKYFPELDKVQMVRLEIIQNEFNELQKLMNILKNVEKNGYKCNEELINKGELFFKQIKDIYENIELKKRQLCDYFQETPKEFNLESAFKIVFNFVKLFHTAQRKSNQIGDDKIKKDSVSEKVAQFNKTNNYGNNFYKENVISSLPSSPFLDDNQNKDNGNELEKILKKRRNNNYLVKSKNFVSDRLSNVSNLEDFLNESLKDDRNPLSIKNNNDTILKQETEIINEGSIKCNREVQISPSQSESSLSYDSSKNSDDDREDDKKSNLKKNTIVTISRDDGFESDNKNDKQNIVENPVKKEKVITSKNNHSTTNVEKISKLNFGKQNIHTKKVNEPSKVPMTPPSRNLSSKLILPRQSQVLLKTPVKKDVGEVKSTIKSCIIPKKSSPPTMTTTASTASRPQIIRTGRLTKNSPSMESKIPLPSSKTPILQPRMTRATLLAKKAKEEALIKNQKKDKWI